Proteins encoded in a region of the Gaiellales bacterium genome:
- a CDS encoding DUF1028 domain-containing protein, whose amino-acid sequence MTYSIVARDAETGELGAAIQSAAFRAGAHTLWVEAGVGAVASQSFSDPSYGPICLLALRTGATASAALAGATRRDKMSPYRQVGVVSAAGTAAAFTGSACVAEAGHVHRRGVACQANMMASIDVWPAMMDAYQAASGTMAERLLVALEAAQAVGGDWRGQEAGRVLVVAGEPSGMPWNDVVCDVRVDNHPEPVAELRRLVERGQALRAAWGPDPSLTAEEAAAAAREAGLEDGHALVAALVAAAQNGDAEAARAHLDRAVASQPRWLDFVRRFPALADLLELEPVRPRLEGWGRAPATRPGAGRAGSPGPRSGPGRR is encoded by the coding sequence GTGACGTACTCGATCGTCGCGCGCGACGCGGAGACGGGGGAGCTCGGGGCCGCGATCCAGTCAGCGGCGTTCCGGGCGGGCGCGCACACGCTGTGGGTCGAGGCGGGCGTCGGCGCGGTCGCCTCACAGTCGTTCAGCGACCCGTCCTACGGCCCGATCTGCCTGTTGGCGCTGCGCACCGGCGCCACCGCGTCGGCCGCCCTCGCCGGCGCGACCAGGCGCGACAAGATGTCCCCCTACCGCCAGGTCGGCGTGGTCTCTGCCGCGGGCACGGCAGCTGCGTTCACCGGCAGCGCGTGCGTCGCCGAGGCCGGGCACGTCCACCGCCGCGGCGTCGCCTGCCAGGCCAACATGATGGCGAGCATCGACGTCTGGCCGGCGATGATGGACGCCTATCAGGCCGCCTCGGGGACGATGGCCGAGCGGCTGCTCGTGGCGCTCGAGGCGGCTCAGGCCGTCGGCGGCGACTGGCGCGGACAGGAGGCCGGGCGCGTGCTCGTCGTCGCCGGGGAGCCCAGCGGCATGCCCTGGAACGACGTCGTCTGCGACGTGCGCGTCGACAACCATCCCGAGCCGGTGGCCGAGCTGCGCCGGCTCGTCGAGCGGGGCCAGGCCCTGCGCGCGGCCTGGGGGCCGGATCCGTCGCTCACCGCCGAGGAGGCGGCCGCGGCCGCCCGCGAGGCCGGTCTCGAGGACGGCCATGCGCTCGTCGCGGCGCTGGTCGCGGCTGCCCAGAACGGCGACGCCGAGGCCGCCCGCGCCCATCTCGATCGTGCCGTCGCCTCGCAGCCGCGCTGGCTCGACTTCGTCCGCCGCTTCCCGGCGTTGGCCGACCTGCTCGAGCTCGAGCCCGTGCGTCCCCGGCTGGAGGGCTGGGGCCGTGCGCCCGCTACCCGGCCCGGCGCAGGTCGCGCAGGATCTCCCGGGCCGCGTTCCGGCCCGGGCCGCCGGTGA
- a CDS encoding VOC family protein, translating to MTVAVDHLLIATADLDAAAAAAEGLGLPVAAGGRHPGWGTANRIVPLGAAYLELVAVVDQAEAATSGFGSWVAAAPPGPMGWAVSPGDVEATARRLGLAVVPGSRKAADGRTLRWRTAGVEHAAMEPCLPFFIAWEPGTPFPGAGGAGIEVERVEVRGDAGRLAEWLGGAGLPVSVRPGPAAIERIVLRAAAGTVTIDAATFG from the coding sequence ATGACCGTCGCCGTCGACCACCTGCTGATCGCGACGGCCGACCTGGATGCGGCGGCGGCCGCGGCCGAGGGCCTCGGGCTCCCGGTCGCGGCCGGCGGCCGCCACCCCGGCTGGGGCACGGCCAACCGGATCGTCCCGTTGGGCGCCGCCTACCTCGAGCTCGTCGCCGTCGTCGACCAGGCCGAGGCGGCGACGAGCGGGTTCGGGAGCTGGGTCGCGGCTGCCCCGCCCGGGCCGATGGGCTGGGCCGTGAGCCCCGGCGACGTCGAGGCGACCGCGCGCCGGCTCGGCCTCGCCGTCGTGCCGGGCTCGCGGAAGGCGGCCGACGGCCGCACGCTGCGCTGGCGCACCGCCGGCGTCGAGCACGCCGCAATGGAGCCCTGCCTGCCGTTCTTCATCGCCTGGGAGCCGGGCACGCCGTTCCCGGGCGCGGGCGGCGCGGGCATCGAGGTCGAGCGCGTCGAGGTGCGAGGCGACGCCGGCCGGCTGGCGGAGTGGCTCGGCGGCGCCGGCCTCCCGGTGTCCGTGCGGCCCGGCCCGGCGGCGATCGAGCGCATCGTCCTGCGCGCCGCCGCGGGCACCGTCACGATCGACGCGGCGACGTTCGGGTAG
- a CDS encoding MFS transporter, with protein MNARTLTVFRLYQLFNGIIFSGPIWAVFLLSRGLSLTQFGIVEAALHVGMLIAQVPTGALADALGRRRLLVGAGFFTAIAELGYVYAPGFALICVAGGIHGIAFALRTGADEAYLFDSLAHDDAQAQFPRMLGGLWAVFQFAGAISFMAGGLIATYSQPLAFWLTATCALAASAIATRLPDDRRGKAAHGVRVAARGLRALRRSPRLGTLTLAWSVYWAAVTSWWFYAAPLFQERGASAALLGFVLGGAMLVGSGCSWIGGRIGERVPLTLSVGLGSLAMVVGLVAGVTVPGLAVPVVLLMVISGAPELVYVTLSTYLQHNTRSEYRATSMSIAEGCFSIQMLWLFPLTGYVIQHEGYRLGFALCGALILVGAALFIASQRLPGLDAAGEDAAATVAA; from the coding sequence ATGAACGCTCGTACGCTCACCGTCTTTCGGCTCTACCAGCTCTTCAACGGCATCATCTTCTCCGGCCCGATCTGGGCCGTCTTCCTGCTCTCGCGCGGCCTCTCGCTGACCCAGTTCGGGATCGTCGAGGCCGCCCTCCACGTCGGCATGCTGATCGCCCAGGTGCCGACGGGGGCGCTGGCCGATGCGCTCGGCCGGCGGCGGTTGCTGGTCGGGGCCGGGTTCTTCACGGCGATCGCCGAGCTCGGCTACGTCTACGCGCCGGGCTTCGCGCTGATCTGCGTCGCGGGCGGCATCCACGGCATCGCCTTCGCCCTGCGCACCGGCGCGGACGAGGCGTACCTGTTCGACTCGCTCGCCCATGACGACGCCCAGGCCCAGTTCCCGCGCATGCTCGGCGGTCTGTGGGCCGTGTTCCAGTTCGCCGGCGCGATCTCGTTCATGGCCGGCGGGCTGATCGCCACCTACTCCCAGCCGCTCGCGTTCTGGCTCACGGCGACCTGCGCGCTCGCCGCGAGCGCCATCGCGACCCGCCTGCCCGACGATCGCCGCGGCAAGGCCGCGCACGGCGTGCGGGTGGCCGCCCGGGGCCTGCGCGCGCTGCGCCGCTCGCCCCGTCTGGGGACGCTCACCCTGGCGTGGAGCGTCTACTGGGCGGCGGTCACGAGCTGGTGGTTCTACGCCGCGCCGCTCTTCCAGGAGCGGGGCGCCTCCGCCGCCCTGCTCGGATTCGTGCTGGGCGGCGCCATGCTGGTCGGGTCGGGCTGCTCGTGGATCGGCGGGCGGATCGGCGAGCGCGTGCCGCTGACGCTGTCGGTGGGGCTGGGGTCGCTGGCGATGGTCGTCGGGCTCGTGGCCGGCGTCACGGTGCCCGGGCTGGCCGTGCCGGTCGTGCTGCTGATGGTGATCTCGGGCGCGCCGGAGCTCGTCTACGTGACGCTCTCGACCTACCTCCAGCACAACACCCGCTCCGAGTACCGGGCCACGTCCATGTCGATCGCCGAAGGCTGTTTCTCGATCCAGATGCTGTGGCTCTTCCCGCTCACCGGCTACGTGATCCAGCACGAGGGCTACCGGCTCGGGTTCGCGCTCTGCGGAGCGCTGATCCTGGTGGGAGCGGCACTGTTCATCGCGTCGCAGCGCCTGCCCGGCCTCGACGCGGCCGGCGAGGACGCGGCGGCGACGGTGGCCGCATGA
- a CDS encoding penicillin-binding transpeptidase domain-containing protein encodes MSVGRGKRVWVTRGIVLAAVVAAGGAIGVVVLTGAAASLEEGGGGPKPDPTAPVPEFVTDWHEGNYQGMYALISPRDRARVPYARFVAFYRDAAKVATMRGLHQVGTARRHGDIVTVPMSAATRTYGRVIQRMSVPVVHTRRGQRIAWTRALAFPGLEPGEQLVSRVVVPQGRGKVLDFTGHVLAEGPATARVYPQGSAFALVTGYVKAPAPSDVAARERAGWPATEPYGQGGLERSLDSILAGSPRFVLRAVSASGRRRVLAVKPGVPPRNVTTTLRVPIQEAASNALGGRYGGVVVLSRTGAVEASAGLGMDALQPPGSSFKTITSAAALTAHKTTLDTVYPYARFALLNGWKLHNFHHEDCGGSLVLSFAVSCNSVFGPLAVQVGGPKLVAMANAFGFNKTPTVAYPVPESVTPPVKELTSPLDLGVAGIGQGGVEATPLQMASVAQTIGARCTFKPPFLIRRPLADREPHTPTRACSHQVAGEVTTMMEAVVTEGTGRSAAIPGVTVAGKTGTSEIGGPDVPTDAWFIAFAPVGAPKVAVAVLVVRGGVGGDVAAPIARAVLEAALQQ; translated from the coding sequence ATGTCAGTTGGGCGGGGGAAGCGAGTCTGGGTCACGCGCGGGATCGTGCTCGCGGCTGTGGTCGCCGCCGGAGGCGCGATCGGTGTCGTGGTCCTGACGGGCGCGGCGGCCAGCCTCGAGGAGGGCGGCGGAGGGCCCAAACCCGACCCGACGGCGCCGGTGCCCGAGTTCGTCACCGACTGGCATGAGGGCAACTACCAGGGGATGTACGCCCTGATCTCGCCGCGCGATCGCGCCCGGGTGCCGTACGCCCGCTTCGTCGCCTTCTACAGGGACGCCGCGAAGGTTGCGACCATGCGCGGGCTGCACCAGGTGGGGACGGCGCGGCGCCACGGCGACATCGTCACCGTGCCGATGTCCGCGGCGACACGGACGTACGGCCGCGTCATCCAGCGCATGTCCGTGCCGGTCGTCCACACCCGACGCGGCCAGCGCATCGCCTGGACGCGGGCGCTCGCGTTCCCCGGGCTCGAGCCCGGCGAGCAGCTCGTGAGCCGCGTGGTCGTGCCGCAGGGCCGGGGCAAGGTCCTGGACTTCACCGGCCACGTGCTGGCGGAAGGGCCGGCGACGGCGCGGGTCTACCCGCAGGGGTCGGCATTCGCGCTCGTCACGGGGTACGTGAAGGCGCCGGCGCCGAGCGATGTCGCAGCCCGCGAGCGGGCCGGCTGGCCGGCCACCGAGCCGTACGGCCAGGGCGGCCTCGAGCGCTCGCTCGACTCGATCCTGGCCGGGTCGCCCCGGTTCGTGCTGCGGGCGGTCTCGGCGAGCGGCCGGAGGCGCGTGCTCGCGGTCAAGCCCGGCGTGCCGCCGCGCAACGTCACGACGACGCTGCGCGTGCCGATCCAGGAGGCGGCCTCGAACGCCCTCGGCGGCCGCTACGGCGGGGTGGTCGTGCTCTCCCGCACCGGCGCGGTCGAGGCCAGCGCCGGCCTGGGCATGGACGCGCTGCAGCCGCCGGGGTCGTCGTTCAAGACGATCACCTCGGCCGCGGCATTGACGGCGCACAAGACGACGCTCGACACCGTCTACCCGTACGCCCGCTTCGCGCTCCTGAACGGGTGGAAGCTGCACAACTTCCACCACGAGGACTGCGGCGGATCGCTCGTGCTCTCGTTCGCGGTCAGCTGCAACTCGGTGTTCGGGCCGCTGGCCGTCCAGGTGGGCGGGCCGAAGCTGGTGGCGATGGCGAACGCGTTCGGGTTCAACAAGACGCCCACGGTCGCCTACCCGGTGCCCGAGAGCGTCACGCCGCCGGTGAAGGAGCTGACGAGCCCGCTCGACCTCGGCGTTGCCGGGATCGGCCAGGGCGGCGTCGAAGCGACGCCCCTGCAGATGGCGTCCGTGGCGCAGACGATCGGGGCGCGCTGTACCTTCAAGCCGCCGTTCCTGATCCGGCGGCCGCTGGCCGACCGCGAGCCGCACACGCCGACCCGGGCGTGCTCGCACCAGGTCGCGGGCGAGGTGACCACCATGATGGAGGCCGTCGTCACCGAGGGCACAGGCCGCAGCGCCGCCATCCCGGGCGTGACGGTCGCCGGGAAGACGGGGACGTCCGAGATCGGCGGCCCCGACGTCCCCACCGATGCCTGGTTCATCGCGTTCGCCCCCGTCGGCGCGCCGAAGGTGGCCGTCGCGGTGCTGGTGGTGCGGGGCGGCGTGGGCGGCGACGTGGCCGCCCCGATCGCCCGCGCGGTGCTCGAGGCCGCCCTCCAGCAGTAG
- a CDS encoding ribonuclease R family protein yields MSLPPARPPVVCEVSLRARAVVGEPFFEPGPPLTLGRVGGVDAAAGDLVAVEVTGPGRGFVAERLGLVTDASAVVHGLAIEAGVAAAWPDDVEAEAARLPRDPAAGEGRVDLRAVPTFTIDPADAGDHDDALSADGERVLVHIADVAAFVPEGGAIDREAARRATSVYLPGRVDPMLPDQLSSGLCSLLPGRDRFAVTIEIGRGPLRAYRSLIRSDHSLTYDEAEAMLASGEGPPELVGALRRLDGIARERATARLARGGVAVQTRERSFRLEGGAVVSGAVRRSGPAHALVEELMLAANEAVAAELAAAGAAMPFRVHEPPEAGALDVLAQRLEALQVPTPPQPPLPTPEQAARFAGLVSQSVSRYVAASGRGRSAYPAMVLRALRKARYDPRNLGHAGLASPAYCHFTSPIRRHPDLLVHRALLRHLGALSTPPPEPAAVANAAAHDSAAEREAEVLERTADDICAAFLLEGELYEQGWDATFAGEVVGVIDSGAFVRFGTLFEGYLPGRAWAGELVDLDPLGVALVARRSGRRLRLGDPIDVAVRAVDRAAGRVRIRASHAP; encoded by the coding sequence TTGAGCCTGCCGCCGGCGCGGCCGCCGGTCGTCTGCGAGGTGTCGTTGCGGGCGCGGGCGGTGGTGGGGGAGCCGTTCTTCGAGCCTGGCCCGCCGCTCACGCTGGGCCGGGTGGGCGGTGTCGATGCCGCTGCCGGTGACCTCGTCGCCGTCGAGGTGACCGGGCCGGGGCGGGGGTTCGTCGCCGAGCGGCTCGGGCTCGTCACCGACGCCTCGGCGGTCGTGCACGGGCTGGCGATCGAGGCGGGTGTCGCCGCGGCATGGCCCGACGACGTCGAGGCCGAGGCGGCCCGGCTGCCGCGCGACCCGGCCGCGGGGGAAGGCCGGGTCGACCTGCGCGCCGTCCCCACCTTCACGATCGACCCCGCCGACGCCGGCGACCACGACGACGCGCTCTCGGCGGACGGCGAGCGCGTGCTCGTCCACATCGCCGACGTGGCGGCGTTCGTGCCCGAGGGCGGCGCGATCGACCGCGAGGCGGCCCGGAGGGCGACGTCGGTGTACCTGCCGGGGCGGGTCGATCCGATGCTGCCCGATCAGCTCTCCTCGGGGCTGTGCAGCCTCCTGCCCGGCCGCGACCGGTTCGCCGTCACCATCGAGATCGGCCGCGGCCCGCTGCGCGCCTACCGCAGCCTGATCCGCAGCGACCACAGCCTCACCTACGACGAAGCCGAGGCGATGCTCGCCTCCGGCGAGGGCCCGCCCGAGCTCGTCGGCGCCCTGCGCCGGCTGGACGGCATCGCCCGCGAGCGGGCGACCGCCCGGCTGGCGCGAGGCGGCGTGGCGGTCCAGACGCGGGAGCGCTCCTTTCGGCTCGAGGGCGGCGCGGTCGTGTCGGGCGCCGTCCGCCGCTCTGGCCCGGCGCACGCGCTCGTCGAGGAGCTGATGCTGGCCGCGAACGAGGCGGTCGCCGCCGAGCTCGCGGCGGCCGGCGCCGCGATGCCCTTCCGCGTGCACGAGCCGCCCGAGGCAGGCGCCCTGGACGTGCTCGCCCAGCGGCTGGAGGCGCTGCAGGTGCCGACGCCGCCGCAGCCGCCGCTGCCGACGCCCGAGCAGGCGGCCCGGTTCGCGGGGCTCGTCAGCCAGTCCGTCTCGCGCTACGTGGCCGCGTCGGGGCGGGGCCGCTCGGCCTACCCGGCGATGGTGCTGCGGGCGCTGCGAAAGGCCCGCTATGACCCCCGCAACCTCGGCCACGCCGGCCTCGCCAGCCCGGCCTACTGCCACTTCACGTCGCCGATCCGGCGCCATCCCGACCTGCTCGTGCACCGTGCGCTCCTGCGCCACCTGGGCGCGCTCTCGACGCCGCCGCCCGAGCCGGCGGCCGTCGCCAACGCGGCCGCCCACGACTCCGCGGCCGAGCGCGAGGCGGAGGTGCTCGAGCGCACCGCCGACGACATCTGCGCGGCCTTCCTGCTCGAGGGCGAGCTGTACGAGCAGGGCTGGGACGCGACGTTCGCCGGCGAGGTCGTCGGCGTGATCGACTCGGGGGCGTTCGTCCGCTTCGGCACGCTGTTCGAGGGCTACCTGCCGGGCCGCGCGTGGGCCGGCGAGCTGGTCGATCTCGACCCGCTCGGCGTCGCCCTCGTCGCCCGCCGCAGCGGCCGCCGGCTGCGCCTGGGCGATCCCATCGACGTCGCCGTCAGGGCCGTCGACCGGGCCGCCGGGCGGGTGCGCATTCGCGCATCGCATGCTCCCTAG
- a CDS encoding S41 family peptidase — translation MKGHRLLVPAVAAVTLIASFALGFELRTQSLAEPKPPPPPSSLRSQVLDDLEAYYYRPLPGRVYRARNVKAMLLRLGDPYTRYLPPVAYTQLKAAEAGTYPGVGLALHRAHRGLLVTASIPGLPGRAAGIRPGDVITTIDGASLASLSYRRALDLIGGRVGSAMHLEIMRTGRRDPMSLTLVRRPITLPYIASRVIHSGGMKVCMIRLLSFPATAAAKVREIAARAARRHEAVILDLRGNPGGLLSQAVAVVRVFADKGVVVTTQGRHEPPREFVADGTSVGPLRIAVLINGGTASAAEVVAGALRADAGAIVIGRRSYGKGTVQAVEPLAGGGALKLTVAGFRLPGGTVVEDRGVAPDKYVMPRPGPTDRVLAAALRALSHR, via the coding sequence GTGAAGGGGCACCGACTACTCGTGCCGGCCGTAGCCGCCGTGACGCTGATCGCGTCATTTGCGCTCGGGTTCGAGCTGCGGACGCAATCGCTCGCGGAGCCGAAGCCGCCCCCGCCGCCGTCGTCGCTGCGCTCGCAGGTGCTGGACGACCTCGAGGCGTACTACTACCGGCCGCTGCCGGGGCGCGTGTACCGCGCCCGGAACGTGAAGGCGATGCTGCTGCGTCTGGGCGATCCGTACACGCGCTATCTGCCGCCGGTGGCCTACACGCAGCTCAAGGCGGCCGAGGCGGGCACCTACCCGGGCGTCGGCCTGGCCCTGCACCGCGCCCACCGCGGCCTGCTCGTGACGGCGTCGATCCCGGGCCTGCCCGGCCGCGCCGCCGGCATCCGCCCCGGCGACGTGATCACGACGATCGACGGGGCGTCGCTCGCGAGCCTCTCCTACCGGCGCGCGCTGGACCTGATCGGCGGGCGCGTCGGCTCCGCGATGCACCTTGAGATCATGCGCACCGGCCGCCGCGATCCGATGTCGTTGACGCTCGTGCGCCGGCCCATCACGCTCCCCTACATCGCCAGCCGGGTGATCCACTCGGGCGGCATGAAGGTGTGCATGATCCGGCTCCTGAGCTTCCCGGCGACCGCGGCCGCGAAGGTGCGCGAGATCGCCGCCCGCGCCGCCCGCAGGCACGAGGCCGTGATCCTCGACCTGCGCGGCAACCCGGGCGGCCTGCTGTCGCAGGCCGTGGCCGTCGTGCGGGTGTTCGCGGACAAGGGCGTCGTCGTGACGACGCAAGGCCGCCACGAGCCGCCGCGTGAGTTCGTCGCCGACGGCACCTCCGTCGGGCCGCTGCGGATCGCCGTCCTGATCAACGGTGGCACGGCCAGCGCCGCCGAGGTGGTCGCGGGGGCACTGCGGGCCGATGCGGGGGCGATCGTGATCGGGCGGCGCAGCTACGGCAAGGGCACCGTGCAGGCGGTCGAGCCGCTGGCGGGCGGCGGCGCCCTGAAGCTGACGGTGGCCGGGTTCCGGCTCCCCGGCGGCACCGTCGTCGAGGACCGGGGGGTCGCCCCCGACAAGTACGTCATGCCGCGGCCGGGGCCGACCGACCGCGTCCTCGCGGCCGCACTGCGGGCTCTGAGCCACCGTTGA
- a CDS encoding permease-like cell division protein FtsX, whose translation MRWRFFFWEALASIRSNAATTVAATVTVLIVTFLLGIFVTTAWWVYHYAVGVRNEVTVKLYLPDSYATNATQRGAVYNQVKTLPYVKSFEYVSPEEALKQMSPSARDAIRSLPSNPLPPAFYVKLTDANQASATAAAAQKISAVHNCGSPPCVTYGKKITDRVLNTLKYILYFVFGLMLLLGIAAVVLIQNTIRLSIFSRRREIEVMKLVGATNAFVRLPFMLEGMLTGLLGAIGALVLLTVVYVALNGYDRGLTDPARLVGVPLLVAMLSAFGLLLGAFGSGITLRRFLRV comes from the coding sequence GTGAGGTGGCGGTTCTTCTTCTGGGAGGCGCTGGCCTCCATCCGGTCGAATGCGGCGACCACCGTCGCGGCGACCGTGACCGTCCTGATCGTCACCTTCCTGCTCGGGATCTTCGTCACCACCGCGTGGTGGGTCTACCACTACGCGGTCGGCGTCCGCAACGAGGTCACGGTGAAGCTCTACCTGCCCGACTCGTACGCGACCAACGCGACCCAGCGCGGCGCCGTCTACAACCAGGTGAAGACCCTGCCCTACGTGAAGTCGTTCGAGTACGTGTCGCCCGAGGAGGCGCTGAAGCAGATGTCGCCGTCCGCGCGCGACGCCATCAGGTCGCTCCCGTCGAACCCGCTTCCGCCCGCCTTCTACGTGAAGCTGACCGACGCGAACCAGGCGTCTGCGACCGCGGCGGCGGCGCAGAAGATCTCGGCGGTGCACAACTGCGGCAGCCCACCCTGCGTGACCTACGGGAAGAAGATCACCGACCGGGTGCTGAACACGCTCAAGTACATCCTGTATTTCGTGTTCGGGTTGATGTTGCTGCTCGGGATCGCGGCGGTCGTGCTGATCCAGAACACGATCCGGCTCTCGATCTTCTCGCGGCGGCGTGAGATCGAGGTGATGAAGCTCGTGGGGGCGACGAACGCCTTCGTGCGGCTTCCGTTCATGCTCGAGGGCATGCTGACGGGCCTCCTGGGGGCGATCGGCGCCCTGGTGCTGCTCACGGTCGTCTACGTGGCCCTGAACGGCTACGACCGCGGCCTGACCGACCCGGCCCGGCTCGTGGGCGTTCCACTCCTGGTCGCCATGCTGTCCGCGTTCGGCTTGCTCCTGGGCGCGTTCGGCTCCGGGATCACGCTGCGCCGGTTCCTGCGGGTCTAG
- the ftsE gene encoding cell division ATP-binding protein FtsE: MNNEIRVHQAVSDVPPPAFETAVAPPPPDAPRASAQAMIIFDGVTKSYGPSVIGLDDVSLQIDKGEFVFLVGPSGSGKSTFIKLLLKELDVSTGNLIVGGRSLPKLKRSRIPILRRNIGCVFQDFKLLPNRTVYQNVAYALQVQGKSRAEIRKKVPDIIGLVGLADKGDRYPHELSGGEQQRVSVARAFVNHPPLLIADEPTGNLDPDTSVGIMQLLYRINRAGTTVVMATHDREMVDKMRRRVIQLEGGRVVRDDRRGGYER; the protein is encoded by the coding sequence ATGAACAACGAGATCCGAGTTCACCAGGCCGTCTCCGACGTGCCGCCGCCGGCGTTCGAGACGGCCGTGGCGCCGCCGCCGCCCGACGCGCCCCGCGCGTCGGCCCAGGCGATGATCATCTTCGACGGCGTGACCAAGTCGTACGGGCCCAGCGTGATCGGCCTGGACGACGTCTCGCTGCAGATCGACAAGGGCGAGTTCGTGTTCCTGGTGGGCCCGTCCGGTTCGGGCAAGTCGACGTTCATCAAGCTCCTCCTGAAGGAGCTCGACGTCTCCACGGGGAACCTGATCGTCGGCGGGCGCTCGCTGCCGAAGCTGAAGCGCTCCCGCATCCCCATCCTGCGCCGCAACATCGGCTGCGTGTTCCAGGACTTCAAGCTCCTGCCGAACCGCACCGTCTACCAGAACGTCGCCTACGCCCTGCAGGTGCAGGGCAAGTCGCGGGCCGAGATCCGCAAGAAGGTGCCGGACATCATCGGACTCGTCGGCCTCGCCGACAAGGGCGACCGCTACCCGCACGAGCTCTCCGGCGGCGAGCAGCAGCGCGTCTCGGTGGCGCGCGCGTTCGTGAACCACCCGCCGCTCCTGATCGCCGACGAGCCCACCGGGAACCTCGACCCGGACACGTCGGTCGGCATCATGCAGCTGCTCTACCGGATCAACCGGGCCGGCACCACCGTCGTGATGGCGACCCACGACCGCGAGATGGTCGACAAGATGCGCCGGCGCGTGATCCAGCTCGAGGGCGGCCGGGTCGTCCGCGACGATCGCCGCGGCGGCTACGAACGGTGA
- the prfB gene encoding peptide chain release factor 2, whose product MITFDPDSLSARKAELESETVQPGFWDDQRRAARTSSELARTQRNLDMFERLESETRELDGMLEMAADDPDWKAELEGSLAALEGDLGRLQEEALFTGEYDTGPAVVGVHAGAGGTDSQDWAEMLLRMYLRWAEARGFKAELLEATPGEEAGLKSATFTLTGDNAYGIMQAEKGVHRLVRLSPFDSAHRRHTSFAQVEVSPFVDDDVDVEIDEADLRIDTYRSQGAGGQHVNKTDSAVRLTHIPTGIVVQCQNERSQLQNKAQAMRILKSRLLEREHEEREAALAKERGEAQDISFGSQIRSYVLHPYTMVNDHRTNVKVGNAQGVLDGDLDELIRAELLRRAAVAPKGV is encoded by the coding sequence GTGATTACCTTTGACCCGGATTCGCTGAGCGCGCGCAAGGCCGAGCTCGAGAGCGAGACCGTGCAGCCCGGGTTCTGGGACGACCAGCGGCGGGCGGCCCGCACCTCGTCCGAGCTGGCCAGGACGCAGCGCAACCTTGACATGTTCGAGCGCCTGGAGTCCGAGACGCGCGAGCTCGACGGGATGCTCGAGATGGCCGCGGACGATCCCGACTGGAAGGCCGAGCTCGAGGGGTCGCTGGCGGCGCTCGAAGGCGATCTGGGCCGGCTCCAGGAGGAGGCCCTGTTCACGGGCGAGTACGACACCGGCCCGGCCGTCGTCGGCGTGCACGCGGGCGCCGGCGGCACGGACAGCCAGGACTGGGCCGAGATGCTGCTGCGCATGTACCTGCGCTGGGCGGAGGCGCGCGGCTTCAAGGCCGAGCTGCTCGAGGCGACGCCGGGGGAGGAGGCGGGCCTGAAGAGCGCCACCTTCACGCTGACCGGCGACAACGCCTACGGCATCATGCAGGCCGAGAAGGGCGTCCACCGGCTGGTGCGGCTCTCGCCGTTCGACTCGGCCCACCGCCGCCACACGAGCTTCGCCCAGGTCGAGGTGTCGCCCTTCGTCGACGACGACGTCGACGTCGAGATCGACGAGGCCGACCTGCGCATCGACACGTATCGCTCGCAGGGCGCCGGCGGCCAGCACGTCAACAAGACCGACTCGGCCGTGCGGCTGACGCACATCCCGACGGGGATCGTCGTCCAGTGTCAGAACGAGCGCTCGCAGCTCCAGAACAAGGCCCAGGCGATGCGGATCCTGAAGTCGCGGCTGCTCGAGCGGGAGCACGAGGAGCGCGAGGCGGCGCTCGCCAAGGAGCGCGGGGAGGCCCAGGACATCTCCTTCGGGAGCCAGATCCGGTCGTACGTCCTGCACCCGTACACGATGGTGAACGACCACCGCACGAACGTGAAGGTCGGGAACGCCCAGGGCGTCCTCGACGGAGACCTCGACGAGCTCATCCGGGCCGAGCTCCTGCGCCGCGCAGCGGTTGCACCGAAAGGGGTCTGA